In Halovivax gelatinilyticus, the following are encoded in one genomic region:
- a CDS encoding threonine synthase: MAADLYCPACDAEYEGRSSEPWRCGCGHALEFTERPYPEGAPLPLSKLDTTRGLWTFFEFLPIEQHVTFFEGFTPLVEADGWNADFKLEYVFPTGSFKDRGATTTLSRAVELGVEKVIEDSSGNAGASIATYAARAGLPADVYVPADVKQSKLMAIQRVDARPVRVEGSREDVTTACIDAVEGHEDHGDSRQDGAEGDGTEAPDSDGHPDAPYQHGTGWYASHAWNPAFYAGTMTFAFEVAAQRGWTVPDAIVSPIGHGTLFLGAYRGFELLYEAGITDRLPRMLGVQSVGYDPIVHVVGGERVVDGGEERADIADGIQISEPARGSQIVDAIEATDGTAIAVGEGPVENALDRLHRDGFYVEPTTAVAPAGLAHLRELGHLDRDEDVVVPLTGSGLKTM, encoded by the coding sequence ATGGCCGCCGACCTCTACTGTCCGGCCTGCGACGCCGAATACGAGGGCCGGTCGAGCGAGCCCTGGCGGTGTGGCTGCGGTCACGCCCTCGAGTTCACCGAGCGACCCTATCCCGAGGGGGCGCCGCTGCCGCTCTCGAAGCTCGACACCACGCGCGGCCTCTGGACGTTCTTCGAGTTCCTCCCGATCGAACAGCACGTCACGTTCTTCGAGGGCTTTACGCCGCTCGTCGAGGCAGATGGCTGGAACGCCGACTTCAAACTCGAGTACGTCTTTCCGACGGGATCGTTCAAGGATCGCGGTGCGACGACGACGCTCTCGCGGGCGGTCGAACTCGGCGTCGAGAAGGTAATCGAAGATTCCTCCGGCAACGCCGGTGCCTCGATCGCCACGTACGCCGCGCGGGCGGGCCTCCCGGCCGACGTCTACGTCCCCGCCGACGTCAAGCAGTCGAAGCTGATGGCGATCCAGCGAGTCGACGCCCGCCCGGTCCGCGTCGAGGGGTCGCGCGAAGACGTCACCACCGCCTGCATCGATGCCGTCGAAGGCCACGAGGACCACGGCGATAGCCGACAGGACGGTGCGGAGGGCGACGGAACCGAAGCGCCAGATTCCGACGGCCACCCCGACGCCCCGTATCAACACGGGACGGGCTGGTACGCCAGCCACGCCTGGAACCCGGCCTTCTACGCGGGGACGATGACGTTCGCCTTCGAGGTGGCCGCCCAGCGCGGGTGGACCGTCCCCGACGCGATCGTCTCGCCGATCGGCCACGGCACGCTCTTTCTCGGCGCCTACCGGGGCTTCGAACTGCTCTACGAGGCCGGTATCACCGACCGACTCCCGCGGATGCTCGGCGTCCAGTCGGTCGGCTACGACCCGATCGTCCACGTCGTCGGCGGCGAGCGCGTCGTCGACGGCGGCGAGGAGCGCGCCGACATCGCCGACGGCATCCAGATCAGCGAACCCGCCCGCGGGTCGCAGATCGTCGACGCGATCGAGGCGACCGACGGCACCGCGATCGCGGTCGGCGAGGGCCCCGTCGAGAACGCGCTCGATCGCCTCCACCGCGACGGCTTCTACGTCGAACCCACGACCGCGGTCGCGCCCGCCGGGCTCGCCCACCTGCGCGAACTCGGCCACCTCGACCGCGACGAGGACGTCGTCGTGCCGCTGACGGGATCGGGACTGAAGACGATGTGA
- a CDS encoding MFS transporter, translated as MSLDEKATEEPDPLHPVRQFFALERDVLVLSLAMFAFSLGFQMTNRYMAEYMVALGAGAVAVGLFGTFGNVIAAVYPYPGGAISDRIGSRYALTAFGLCSTIGFGIWLAAPLVSDVTVGPTSLAIVAIFVGLLFSQAWKSFGLGATYAIVKQSVAPSRLAAGFASTESFRRTAFLVGPLLAAMVFLVIGADTVAEELTSAEVVTAFQWILGIAIVFAVLGTIAQHVLYDPSGDSFGKTFEGVSQIRRDLRDLPPELKPLLVGDTLVRFANGMVYVFFVLVVTQFLAVGLDLPFSLPVVGDSLSPQAFFGLLLALEMFVALLVMVPAAKLAERVGLKPVVAAGFLVYAVFPIMLISAPESAAVLALLFAFSGLRFAGLPAHKALIVGPAEMGAGGRVTGSYYLLRNVIVIPSAALGGFLWAGISNPLTGEELFAGSPTVAFVIATIIGLVGTAYFLLFGKEFEAYKS; from the coding sequence ATGAGTCTCGACGAGAAAGCGACGGAGGAGCCGGATCCGTTGCACCCGGTCAGGCAGTTCTTCGCGCTGGAGCGGGACGTGCTCGTCCTCTCGCTCGCCATGTTCGCGTTCAGTCTCGGTTTTCAGATGACAAACCGCTACATGGCGGAGTACATGGTCGCGCTCGGCGCCGGCGCCGTCGCCGTCGGGCTGTTCGGGACGTTCGGTAACGTCATCGCGGCCGTCTACCCGTATCCCGGCGGGGCGATCTCCGATCGGATCGGCTCGCGCTACGCGCTGACCGCGTTCGGGCTGTGTTCGACGATCGGCTTCGGTATCTGGCTGGCCGCGCCGCTCGTCTCCGACGTGACGGTCGGTCCGACCTCGCTCGCGATCGTCGCGATCTTCGTCGGCCTGCTCTTTTCGCAGGCCTGGAAGTCGTTCGGCCTCGGGGCGACGTACGCCATCGTCAAGCAATCGGTCGCGCCGTCGCGACTCGCGGCCGGATTCGCCAGCACGGAGAGCTTCAGGCGGACGGCCTTCCTCGTCGGTCCGCTGCTCGCCGCGATGGTCTTTCTCGTAATCGGGGCGGACACGGTCGCCGAGGAGCTCACGTCCGCGGAAGTCGTCACCGCGTTCCAGTGGATCCTCGGGATCGCCATCGTCTTCGCCGTCCTGGGGACGATCGCTCAGCACGTCCTCTACGATCCGAGCGGGGACAGCTTCGGCAAGACGTTCGAGGGCGTCTCCCAGATTCGCCGGGACCTGCGCGACCTGCCGCCCGAACTCAAGCCGCTGCTGGTGGGCGACACGCTCGTTCGCTTCGCCAACGGGATGGTCTACGTCTTCTTCGTCCTCGTCGTCACCCAGTTTCTCGCCGTCGGGCTCGACCTGCCGTTCTCGTTGCCGGTCGTCGGCGATTCGCTCTCTCCGCAGGCCTTCTTCGGCCTATTACTGGCGCTCGAGATGTTCGTCGCGCTGCTGGTGATGGTCCCCGCGGCGAAGCTCGCAGAGCGCGTCGGACTGAAACCGGTCGTCGCGGCCGGCTTTCTCGTCTACGCCGTCTTCCCGATCATGCTGATCAGCGCCCCGGAGAGCGCGGCCGTTCTCGCGCTCCTCTTTGCCTTCTCCGGTCTCAGGTTCGCCGGCCTCCCGGCGCACAAGGCGTTGATCGTCGGACCCGCGGAGATGGGAGCGGGCGGTCGCGTGACGGGCTCGTACTACCTCCTCAGAAACGTAATCGTCATTCCCAGCGCGGCCCTGGGCGGCTTTCTCTGGGCCGGAATCTCGAATCCGCTGACCGGCGAGGAACTCTTCGCCGGCTCGCCCACCGTCGCCTTCGTCATCGCGACGATCATCGGCCTCGTCGGAACGGCGTACTTCCTCCTCTTCGGCAAGGAGTTCGAGGCGTACAAATCCTAG
- a CDS encoding stage II sporulation protein M: protein MRLGAAVNLVGRVFRRRPTDLLPFYVLGMGITAIVQVMVFLSVVLVGLYLYATNRLSAIAENVEALDEPPSVGADEEALEAWIEDAVVAIDPALTLTSGAIVVLAALLTIVAVLVAWSAISAGQIATCFGRLRSERGLVAGVAGARRYWKSFLGLFVLELFTWIAISIGAMVLAIVGAIAFAFGSIGVVLGLLVLLVSIFGWLAAAIFVRLTFAFAPVAVVVDEVGAYRGARNAAGYVRYRKLEAAFYGLFVIGVLIAFGVFTSALGWFGVLAGTGIIYALGVVPAFDLLKTTLYGGGRGRLSPPEPVERSVIGQLRGGVRRGMAELVAFVRITPGLHAIATGALVGGGVIGWFLAAPAEGVIETSINARLEGHNPIVATLEFFGNNWSVGLTMAASGVMLAVPALSILLFNGVMIGFLGRTEADPLDLLAFIVPHGVVELPAIIIAGAVGLYFGRSFWRTWRGSASRTSLADALERGTWVLVGVGVLLFVAAVIEGFVSPYYWRILF, encoded by the coding sequence ATGCGCCTGGGAGCCGCCGTCAATCTCGTTGGCAGGGTGTTTCGAAGACGCCCGACGGACCTCTTGCCCTTCTACGTCCTCGGCATGGGAATTACGGCCATCGTGCAGGTGATGGTCTTTCTCTCCGTCGTCCTCGTCGGACTCTACCTCTACGCGACGAACCGACTCTCCGCGATTGCGGAGAACGTCGAGGCGCTCGACGAGCCGCCGAGCGTCGGCGCCGACGAGGAAGCGCTCGAAGCGTGGATCGAAGACGCGGTGGTCGCGATCGATCCGGCGCTCACGCTGACGAGCGGGGCGATCGTCGTTCTGGCGGCCCTCCTCACGATCGTCGCCGTCCTCGTCGCCTGGTCTGCCATTAGCGCGGGCCAGATCGCCACCTGTTTCGGCCGGCTGCGATCCGAACGCGGGCTCGTCGCCGGCGTCGCCGGCGCTCGTCGCTACTGGAAGTCGTTTCTCGGGCTCTTCGTTCTCGAACTGTTCACCTGGATCGCCATCTCGATCGGTGCGATGGTGCTGGCGATCGTCGGCGCCATCGCGTTCGCGTTCGGGTCGATCGGCGTGGTACTCGGCCTGCTCGTCCTGCTCGTATCGATATTCGGCTGGCTCGCGGCGGCGATCTTCGTCCGGCTGACGTTCGCGTTCGCGCCCGTCGCCGTCGTCGTCGACGAGGTCGGGGCCTACCGCGGGGCGAGAAACGCCGCCGGATACGTTCGATACCGGAAACTCGAAGCCGCGTTCTACGGGCTGTTCGTGATCGGCGTGCTGATCGCGTTCGGCGTCTTTACGTCGGCGCTCGGCTGGTTCGGCGTGCTCGCGGGAACCGGAATTATCTACGCGCTCGGAGTCGTTCCGGCGTTCGACCTGCTGAAGACGACGCTGTACGGCGGCGGTCGCGGACGCCTCTCGCCGCCGGAGCCGGTCGAACGGTCGGTGATCGGTCAACTTCGCGGAGGGGTAAGACGGGGGATGGCCGAACTCGTCGCGTTCGTCCGAATCACGCCCGGGCTGCACGCGATCGCGACCGGCGCCTTGGTCGGTGGTGGCGTCATCGGCTGGTTCCTGGCTGCGCCAGCCGAAGGCGTCATCGAGACGTCGATCAACGCTCGTCTCGAGGGGCACAATCCCATCGTCGCCACGCTCGAATTCTTCGGCAACAACTGGTCGGTCGGGCTCACGATGGCCGCGAGCGGCGTCATGCTCGCCGTCCCCGCACTGTCTATCTTGCTCTTCAACGGCGTCATGATCGGGTTTCTGGGTCGAACCGAAGCCGATCCGCTCGACCTGCTCGCGTTTATCGTCCCCCACGGCGTCGTCGAACTCCCCGCAATCATCATAGCCGGCGCCGTCGGACTCTACTTCGGCCGGAGCTTCTGGCGGACCTGGCGCGGGTCGGCGTCGCGGACGTCGCTCGCGGACGCCCTCGAACGAGGTACATGGGTCCTCGTCGGCGTTGGCGTCCTTCTCTTCGTCGCCGCCGTAATCGAGGGGTTCGTCAGTCCGTACTACTGGCGAATTCTCTTCTAG
- a CDS encoding succinylglutamate desuccinylase/aspartoacylase family protein: MTRLGTAMASPGEMDTGRLEVGETRDGSPVGLPVAVIDGAESGPTLYVQAASDGDELNGVGVIQRVVPRLDPAEISGTILVVGIVNYHAFQVAEHRNPIDDRKMNRTYPGEASGTSSEQIAAATFEAASRADLILDLHQGSTSRMIDEVRVRCGPRHRLHGECLELAKVFGAGYVLDQKGPDGQLARAGPDEGIPTIDPELGGCVGWDESSIETGVTGVFNVLKHYGFLDGDVTTSPQTRAGDFEQYSAPAGGLVSFEVALGDEVERGDTLFTVTTPFGEPKESVTAESDGVFWRTRRLPQAATGEYVCSVGIEVDTY, translated from the coding sequence ATGACGAGGCTGGGAACGGCGATGGCCTCCCCCGGCGAGATGGATACGGGCCGCCTCGAGGTGGGAGAGACCCGGGACGGCTCGCCGGTCGGACTGCCGGTCGCCGTGATCGACGGAGCCGAATCGGGACCGACGCTCTACGTGCAAGCGGCGAGCGACGGGGACGAACTGAACGGCGTCGGCGTGATACAGCGGGTGGTCCCGCGGCTCGACCCCGCGGAGATTTCCGGGACGATCCTGGTCGTCGGGATCGTCAACTATCACGCCTTCCAGGTCGCCGAACACCGAAACCCGATCGACGACCGGAAGATGAACCGGACCTATCCCGGCGAGGCGTCGGGGACCTCGAGCGAGCAGATCGCGGCCGCGACGTTCGAGGCCGCCAGCCGAGCCGATCTGATTCTCGATCTCCACCAGGGGTCGACGAGCCGGATGATCGACGAGGTCAGGGTGCGCTGCGGGCCGCGTCACCGACTGCACGGGGAGTGTCTCGAGCTGGCGAAGGTCTTCGGAGCGGGCTACGTCCTCGATCAGAAGGGACCCGACGGCCAGCTCGCCCGGGCCGGCCCGGACGAGGGCATCCCGACGATCGATCCGGAACTCGGCGGCTGCGTCGGCTGGGACGAATCGAGCATCGAGACCGGCGTTACGGGCGTCTTCAACGTCCTCAAACACTACGGCTTTCTCGACGGCGACGTGACGACGTCGCCCCAGACCCGAGCCGGCGACTTCGAGCAGTACAGCGCACCCGCCGGTGGGCTGGTCTCGTTCGAGGTTGCCCTCGGCGACGAGGTCGAACGCGGCGACACCCTGTTCACCGTGACGACGCCCTTCGGCGAGCCGAAAGAGTCAGTGACCGCCGAGTCCGACGGCGTCTTCTGGCGGACCCGCCGGCTCCCGCAGGCCGCCACCGGCGAGTACGTCTGCTCGGTCGGAATCGAGGTGGACACCTACTGA
- the argS gene encoding arginine--tRNA ligase: MFPALRDEVASALESALAARELPTDDLGIEEPPDDVESVLASSVAFRLAGEVGAAPPQVAAELAEEIDVEELTYVGEIETQGPYLNFLPSAAYYEETLAAASESDYGQRPDREESIVVEHTSANPTGPVHVGRARNPIIGDAVANVLEYAGYDVSRHYYVNDAGRQMAVFTWAYETFDEDDLDDEPARDRIEYDLVRYYRKGNAYLEEASDDEVATAEAEIEAIMRGLEAGDDDTYERVSEVVDQVLSGMQTCLARLPAEFDEFVKETRFMRDGSTDEVVSRLKESEVATRDDDAWQLELDDWGIEKPFVFLRSDATSLYTTRDLAHHEWKFEHFDRAVTVLGEDQELHARQLAAALDVLGNDTDRLTSMFYGWVNLPGGESMSTRAGTGVDLDDLLDEAISRARQEVEDRLDDRIRDDDLSDDDIDRIARQVGIGAVRYDIVAKQPTKSITFEWDRALDFEAQSAPYVQYVHARCCGILEEAGLDPTDSSLEAAIDAAALETDEERDLLEVIARFPWVIEDAADDLEPHRVATFTREFAETFNAFYRECPVLADGVDADVREARLALVAAATHTIANALDVLGVEAPRSM; the protein is encoded by the coding sequence ATGTTCCCAGCGCTTCGCGACGAGGTCGCGTCGGCGCTCGAAAGCGCCCTGGCGGCGCGCGAGTTGCCGACCGACGACCTCGGCATCGAGGAACCGCCGGACGACGTGGAGAGCGTGCTCGCATCGAGCGTCGCCTTCCGGCTGGCCGGCGAGGTCGGGGCCGCCCCGCCGCAGGTGGCCGCCGAGCTGGCCGAAGAGATCGACGTCGAGGAACTGACCTACGTCGGCGAAATCGAAACCCAGGGACCGTACCTGAACTTCCTGCCGAGTGCGGCGTACTACGAAGAGACGCTCGCCGCCGCGAGCGAGTCCGACTACGGCCAGCGTCCCGACCGCGAGGAGTCGATCGTCGTCGAGCACACGAGCGCGAACCCGACGGGGCCGGTCCACGTCGGTCGCGCGCGAAACCCGATCATCGGCGACGCGGTCGCGAACGTCCTCGAGTACGCCGGCTACGACGTCTCCAGACACTACTACGTCAACGACGCCGGCCGACAGATGGCCGTCTTCACCTGGGCCTACGAGACGTTCGACGAGGACGACCTCGACGACGAACCGGCCCGCGACCGCATCGAGTACGATCTGGTCCGCTACTACCGCAAAGGAAACGCCTACCTGGAGGAGGCGAGCGACGACGAGGTGGCAACGGCCGAAGCCGAGATCGAGGCGATCATGCGCGGACTCGAAGCGGGTGACGACGATACCTACGAGCGCGTGAGCGAAGTCGTCGATCAGGTGCTCTCGGGGATGCAAACGTGTCTGGCCAGGTTGCCGGCCGAGTTCGACGAATTCGTCAAGGAGACGCGCTTCATGCGCGACGGCTCGACCGACGAGGTCGTCTCACGACTCAAAGAGAGCGAGGTCGCGACGCGCGACGACGACGCCTGGCAACTCGAACTCGACGACTGGGGGATCGAAAAGCCGTTCGTCTTCCTCCGTTCGGACGCCACCTCGCTGTACACGACGCGCGATCTGGCCCACCACGAGTGGAAGTTCGAGCACTTCGACCGCGCCGTGACCGTCCTCGGCGAGGATCAGGAACTCCACGCCAGACAGCTCGCCGCCGCCCTCGACGTCCTCGGCAACGACACCGACCGGCTCACCTCGATGTTCTACGGCTGGGTGAACCTCCCCGGCGGCGAGTCGATGTCCACCCGCGCCGGCACCGGCGTCGACTTAGACGACTTACTCGACGAGGCCATCTCCCGCGCGCGCCAGGAAGTCGAAGACCGCCTCGACGACCGCATCCGCGACGACGACCTGAGCGACGACGACATCGACCGAATCGCCCGCCAGGTCGGCATCGGCGCCGTTCGCTACGACATCGTCGCGAAACAGCCGACGAAGTCGATCACATTCGAGTGGGATCGCGCGCTGGACTTCGAGGCCCAGTCGGCGCCGTACGTCCAGTACGTCCACGCGCGGTGCTGTGGTATCTTAGAAGAGGCCGGGCTCGATCCGACAGACTCGTCACTCGAGGCGGCTATCGACGCAGCCGCACTCGAAACGGACGAAGAGAGGGACCTCCTGGAAGTGATCGCCAGATTCCCGTGGGTGATCGAAGACGCCGCCGACGACCTCGAACCCCATCGCGTCGCGACGTTCACCCGCGAGTTCGCGGAGACCTTCAACGCCTTCTACCGCGAGTGTCCGGTGCTCGCAGACGGCGTCGACGCGGACGTCCGCGAGGCGCGTCTCGCGCTCGTCGCGGCGGCGACACACACGATCGCGAACGCGCTCGACGTTCTCGGCGTCGAAGCGCCGCGGTCGATGTGA